Proteins co-encoded in one Neodiprion lecontei isolate iyNeoLeco1 chromosome 3, iyNeoLeco1.1, whole genome shotgun sequence genomic window:
- the LOC107226047 gene encoding uncharacterized protein LOC107226047 isoform X4 — translation MKVAPLYFLIGHIIVVGIAGVKLDVKSDAFCSSFCVCDMWYRLRRASCTSRHLYSVQTGVSNAVQALDLSNNSISALLNYELKELGLSDCQISHVNRQAFAGLKNLRKLDLSNNFMMQIDYREIEILPTLQVINLDNNPWSCGDMKRLLSHLEDRSIVFDSPCNKSRKTGGEKTADRTMKKFEKMIDATRQQDQNQDRDREYGVMMSPTTTWITDPPPPVIGAGNKSKSETIIDRDGLLHALADVSPLWIFAVGFSVGFVTSMLFTYIWVTGMISGCWRCPKIPRRNLGATRDNASQRISLLGGHPACPGTPPPPYRDVILNSSSYPTAPSVVSI, via the exons ATGAAGGTTGCGCCGTTGTATTTTTTGATCGGTCACATTATCGTCGTCGGTATCGCCGGTGTTAAGTTGGATGTAAAAAGTGACGCGTTTTGCAGTAGCTTTTGCGTTTGCGACATGTGGTACAGACTGAGACGGGCCAGCTGTACCTCTCGGCATTTGTACAGCGTGCAAACTGGCGTCTCTAACGCCGTTCAGGCCCTCGATCTTTCGAACAACTCGATCTCGGCGCTTTTGAATTACGAACTTAAG GAATTGGGACTCAGCGATTGCCAGATAAGCCATGTGAACCGGCAGGCTTTCGCGGGGCTGAAAAATCTCCGGAAGCTTGATCTTTCGAACAACTTTATGATGCAAATTGACTATcgggaaattgaaattctacCCACGCTGCAGGTCATCAATTTGGACAA CAATCCTTGGTCCTGCGGGGACATGAAGAGGCTGTTATCGCACCTCGAAGATCGGAGCATCGTCTTCGATTCGCCGTGCAACAAATCGAGGAAAACGGGGGGCGAGAAAACGGCAGATCGAACGATGAAGAAGTTTGAAAAGATGATCGACGCGACGCGGCAACAGGATCAAAATCAGGACCGGGATCGGGAATACGGAGTCATGATGAGTCCAACGACCACGTGGATAACGGATCCGCCGCCTCCGGTGATCGGCGCTGGAAACAAATCGAAGAGCGAAACGATCATCGACCGCGACGGGTTACTTCACGCCTTAGCCGACGTTTCCCCCCTATGGATATTCGCCGTAGGCTTCTCCGTCGGCTTCGTGACCAGCATGCTCTTCACGTACATCTGGGTGACCGGCATGATCTCAGGATGCTGGAGATGCCCGAAAATACCGAGGCGCAACCTTGGCGCTACCCGCGACAACGCTTCCCAGAGGATATCGCTTCTCGGAGGTCATCCTGCCTGCCCTGGTACTCCTCCCCCACCCTACAGGGACGTCATCCTGAATTCGAGCTCCTATCCCACCGCACCCTCCGTCGTGTCGATTTGA
- the LOC107226052 gene encoding tyrosine-protein kinase Shark isoform X2 yields MLPFTLQGTEDGTFLVRNSSSSLGDYVLSVLHNGEVIHYQIRKHEEDAFFSIDDETTIHGLDTLIEYYQDSHHGLETVLRNPRIGKPPPHDTRRHGRTNLLHRATVQRNYTIVSELLKCGYRSLDAKNQLGQTAVHLAAMNGADEILRKLIQNKASVNCRDSAGYTPLHYACQSNLPSTVRILITGGANIQARNTKTGMVPLHEAASRGHNTVIQVLLSMNAPVNPRTMEDDIPADLAKRNGHVECAKLLCDYQGPAPKEKRCNWYHGTLDRTEAVALLHKHGDVDGSFLVRFSDRHRGGYVLTVMYHKQAYHFQIQRKGDLLFIDNGPYLVSLEHVVEYYQCMPDGLPGPLLHPIAPIPRPPVPEMPSSIFNGNTLNKSRQSTAKRGKFSRDATLLETTSFSTQPDSVQNLDIDESSSYNIPVTANETNFDANLNSEAREIQEFIPGENLILGGVLGEGEFGSVYEGVYDAPTGVREPVAIKTLHESHSEATRAEFLREARVMMSLNHHCIVRLIGLSLGPPLLMVQELVPLGSMLAYLLEFPDRVNPNYELKIWASQIACGMKYVEELRLVHRDLAARNILLASRHQAKISDFGLSRTFGSNDYYRASEGGKWPIKWYAPESYNFGTFSNASDVWSFGVTLWEMFSYGDQPYGDRRGVDVIQLVENGERLEKPDKCPEHIYTVMKRCWSYSAVDRPNFAELLEIFSSDPEYTNIKELIAAVDIS; encoded by the exons aagGAACAGAGGATGGCACATTTTTAGTAAGAAACAGTAGCTCGTCCTTGGGGGATTACGTCTTATCTGTTCTCCACAATGGTGAAGTGATTCATTATCAAATTAGGAAACATGAGGAGGATGCTTTTTTCTCAATAG ATGATGAAACAACAATTCATGGGTTGGATACTCTGATCGAATATTATCAAGATAGTCATCATGGTCTTGAAACGGTTTTGCGCAACCCTCGCATTGGTAAACCGCCACCCCACGATACCAGGCGGCATGGACGAACGAACCTTCTTCACAGAGCGACTGTTCAG AGAAATTACACTATAGTCTCAGAGCTGCTGAAGTGCGGGTATAGAAGTCTGGATGCCAAAAATCAACTGGGTCAAACTGCTGTACATTTAGCAGCAATGAACGGAGCGGATGAAATTCTTCGAAAACTGATTCAAAATAAAGCCAGCGTTAATTGCAGGGATTCTGCTGGCTATACACCCCTACAC TATGCATGTCAAAGTAATTTACCAAGTACCGTTCGAATACTAATAACGGGTGGAGCAAATATTCAGGCAAGAAACACAAAGACAG GTATGGTTCCTCTGCATGAAGCAGCTAGTAGGGGACACAATACGGTGATACAAGTATTACTTTCCATGAACGCGCCTGTCAATCCTCGCACTATGGAAGATGATATACCGGCTGATCTTGCTAAGCGAAACGGTCATGTGGAATGTGCAAAGCTGTTGT GCGATTATCAGGGACCTGCTCCAAAAGAAAAACGCTGCAATTGGTACCACGGAACACTAGATAGAACCGAGGCAGTCGCTCTTTTACACAAACATGGTGACGTTGACGGATCATTTTTAGTTCGGTTTAGCGATCGTCACCGCGGTGGTTACGTACTCACAGTTATGTACCACAAGCAAGCGTACCATTTCCAAATACAAAGAAAG GGGGACTTGTTGTTTATTGATAATGGCCCCTACCTCGTTTCCCTGGAACACGTCGTAGAATATTATCAGTGTATGCCCGATGGCCTCCCTGGGCCTCTGCTTCATCCTATTGCTCCAATACCAAGACCACCGGTTCCTGAAATGCCTTCGTCTATATTTAATGGG AACACACTCAATAAATCGAGACAGTCAACGGCTAAGAGAGGCAAATTTTCTAGAGATGCAACACTACTAGAGACCACATCTTTTTCAACTCAGCCTGACTCTGTTCAAAATCTTGACATTGACGAATCTTCATCTTACAATATCCCAGTCACGGCTAATGAGACAAACTTTGATGCTAATTTGAATTCAGAAGCACGGGAAATCCAAG AGTTCATTCCGGGAGAAAATTTGATCCTTGGAGGCGTCCTTGGCGAAGGTGAATTCGGATCAGTCTACGAAGGAGTGTATGATGCTCCGACAGGTGTTCGGGAACCAGTTGCAATCAAGACACTTCACGAATCTCACAGCGAAGCCACTCGTGCCGAATTTCTGAGAGAGGCGCGCGTTATGATGTCTCTCAACCATCATTGCATAGTCAGGCTCATCGGGCTTTCCTTAGGACCACCCTTGCTCATG GTTCAAGAATTAGTTCCACTCGGCTCAATGCTGGCATATCTTCTAGAATTTCCCGACCGAGTAAACCCGAACTACGAACTGAAAATATGGGCATCGCAGATTGCTTGTG GTATGAAGTACGTGGAGGAACTCCGACTTGTGCATAGGGATTTGGCTGCACGAAATATTCTACTTGCTTCCAGACATCAAGCCAAGATCAGTGACTTTGGACTTTCACGAACGTTTGGTTCCAACGATTACTACAGAGCTAGCGAGGGTGGAAAATGGCCAATAAAGTG GTATGCCCCGGAATCATACAACTTCGGTACATTTTCTAACGCAAGCGATGTATGGAGTTTTGGGGTTACGCTGTGGGAAATGTTTTCTTACGGAGATCAGCCGTACGGAGATCGACGCGGAGTAGAT GTAATTCAACTGGTCGAGAATGGCGAACGTCTTGAAAAACCGGATAAATGTCCGGAGCATATTTACACGGTAATGAAACGCTGCTGGTCATACTCAGCCGTGGATCGCCCGAACTTTGCCGAACTCTTGGAAATATTTAGCAGTGATCCCGAGTACACTAACATCAAAGAGCTTATTGCCGCTGTCGATATCAGCTGA
- the LOC107226052 gene encoding tyrosine-protein kinase Shark isoform X1 translates to MGSEENIAWYHGDLSRQDAENMLKEEGTEDGTFLVRNSSSSLGDYVLSVLHNGEVIHYQIRKHEEDAFFSIDDETTIHGLDTLIEYYQDSHHGLETVLRNPRIGKPPPHDTRRHGRTNLLHRATVQRNYTIVSELLKCGYRSLDAKNQLGQTAVHLAAMNGADEILRKLIQNKASVNCRDSAGYTPLHYACQSNLPSTVRILITGGANIQARNTKTGMVPLHEAASRGHNTVIQVLLSMNAPVNPRTMEDDIPADLAKRNGHVECAKLLCDYQGPAPKEKRCNWYHGTLDRTEAVALLHKHGDVDGSFLVRFSDRHRGGYVLTVMYHKQAYHFQIQRKGDLLFIDNGPYLVSLEHVVEYYQCMPDGLPGPLLHPIAPIPRPPVPEMPSSIFNGNTLNKSRQSTAKRGKFSRDATLLETTSFSTQPDSVQNLDIDESSSYNIPVTANETNFDANLNSEAREIQEFIPGENLILGGVLGEGEFGSVYEGVYDAPTGVREPVAIKTLHESHSEATRAEFLREARVMMSLNHHCIVRLIGLSLGPPLLMVQELVPLGSMLAYLLEFPDRVNPNYELKIWASQIACGMKYVEELRLVHRDLAARNILLASRHQAKISDFGLSRTFGSNDYYRASEGGKWPIKWYAPESYNFGTFSNASDVWSFGVTLWEMFSYGDQPYGDRRGVDVIQLVENGERLEKPDKCPEHIYTVMKRCWSYSAVDRPNFAELLEIFSSDPEYTNIKELIAAVDIS, encoded by the exons aagGAACAGAGGATGGCACATTTTTAGTAAGAAACAGTAGCTCGTCCTTGGGGGATTACGTCTTATCTGTTCTCCACAATGGTGAAGTGATTCATTATCAAATTAGGAAACATGAGGAGGATGCTTTTTTCTCAATAG ATGATGAAACAACAATTCATGGGTTGGATACTCTGATCGAATATTATCAAGATAGTCATCATGGTCTTGAAACGGTTTTGCGCAACCCTCGCATTGGTAAACCGCCACCCCACGATACCAGGCGGCATGGACGAACGAACCTTCTTCACAGAGCGACTGTTCAG AGAAATTACACTATAGTCTCAGAGCTGCTGAAGTGCGGGTATAGAAGTCTGGATGCCAAAAATCAACTGGGTCAAACTGCTGTACATTTAGCAGCAATGAACGGAGCGGATGAAATTCTTCGAAAACTGATTCAAAATAAAGCCAGCGTTAATTGCAGGGATTCTGCTGGCTATACACCCCTACAC TATGCATGTCAAAGTAATTTACCAAGTACCGTTCGAATACTAATAACGGGTGGAGCAAATATTCAGGCAAGAAACACAAAGACAG GTATGGTTCCTCTGCATGAAGCAGCTAGTAGGGGACACAATACGGTGATACAAGTATTACTTTCCATGAACGCGCCTGTCAATCCTCGCACTATGGAAGATGATATACCGGCTGATCTTGCTAAGCGAAACGGTCATGTGGAATGTGCAAAGCTGTTGT GCGATTATCAGGGACCTGCTCCAAAAGAAAAACGCTGCAATTGGTACCACGGAACACTAGATAGAACCGAGGCAGTCGCTCTTTTACACAAACATGGTGACGTTGACGGATCATTTTTAGTTCGGTTTAGCGATCGTCACCGCGGTGGTTACGTACTCACAGTTATGTACCACAAGCAAGCGTACCATTTCCAAATACAAAGAAAG GGGGACTTGTTGTTTATTGATAATGGCCCCTACCTCGTTTCCCTGGAACACGTCGTAGAATATTATCAGTGTATGCCCGATGGCCTCCCTGGGCCTCTGCTTCATCCTATTGCTCCAATACCAAGACCACCGGTTCCTGAAATGCCTTCGTCTATATTTAATGGG AACACACTCAATAAATCGAGACAGTCAACGGCTAAGAGAGGCAAATTTTCTAGAGATGCAACACTACTAGAGACCACATCTTTTTCAACTCAGCCTGACTCTGTTCAAAATCTTGACATTGACGAATCTTCATCTTACAATATCCCAGTCACGGCTAATGAGACAAACTTTGATGCTAATTTGAATTCAGAAGCACGGGAAATCCAAG AGTTCATTCCGGGAGAAAATTTGATCCTTGGAGGCGTCCTTGGCGAAGGTGAATTCGGATCAGTCTACGAAGGAGTGTATGATGCTCCGACAGGTGTTCGGGAACCAGTTGCAATCAAGACACTTCACGAATCTCACAGCGAAGCCACTCGTGCCGAATTTCTGAGAGAGGCGCGCGTTATGATGTCTCTCAACCATCATTGCATAGTCAGGCTCATCGGGCTTTCCTTAGGACCACCCTTGCTCATG GTTCAAGAATTAGTTCCACTCGGCTCAATGCTGGCATATCTTCTAGAATTTCCCGACCGAGTAAACCCGAACTACGAACTGAAAATATGGGCATCGCAGATTGCTTGTG GTATGAAGTACGTGGAGGAACTCCGACTTGTGCATAGGGATTTGGCTGCACGAAATATTCTACTTGCTTCCAGACATCAAGCCAAGATCAGTGACTTTGGACTTTCACGAACGTTTGGTTCCAACGATTACTACAGAGCTAGCGAGGGTGGAAAATGGCCAATAAAGTG GTATGCCCCGGAATCATACAACTTCGGTACATTTTCTAACGCAAGCGATGTATGGAGTTTTGGGGTTACGCTGTGGGAAATGTTTTCTTACGGAGATCAGCCGTACGGAGATCGACGCGGAGTAGAT GTAATTCAACTGGTCGAGAATGGCGAACGTCTTGAAAAACCGGATAAATGTCCGGAGCATATTTACACGGTAATGAAACGCTGCTGGTCATACTCAGCCGTGGATCGCCCGAACTTTGCCGAACTCTTGGAAATATTTAGCAGTGATCCCGAGTACACTAACATCAAAGAGCTTATTGCCGCTGTCGATATCAGCTGA
- the LOC107226049 gene encoding uncharacterized protein LOC107226049 isoform X1: MEKFVRTVNEMEETILVPSRLLDLAVGDSNDTVSMKGKGGSSIKDAMANTDLYQLYNIVNKVKVELLWSQESQEELKNATTATSERLAVGHVRRPSTTSMQSIHSAASIISSSSDSDSDTGIENDSGMESEEPSDRLANIAADNFRRHLRGLHNSIHQMTEAATYLTLRYQADVGGAV; this comes from the coding sequence ATGGAAAAGTTTGTGAGGACGGTGAACGAGATGGAAGAGACGATCCTGGTGCCAAGCAGGCTGCTAGACTTAGCGGTCGGGGATTCCAACGACACCGTGTCAATGAAGGGAAAGGGTGGCTCGTCGATAAAAGATGCGATGGCAAACACAGACCTCTATCAACTTTACAACATCGTGAACAAGGTTAAGGTGGAGCTTTTGTGGTCCCAGGAATCCCaggaagaattgaaaaacgcAACTACAGCTACCAGCGAAAGACTAGCAGTTGGTCACGTACGACGTCCCAGCACCACATCTATGCAAAGCATCCACAGTGCAGCTTCGATAATCAGCTCAAGCTCGGACTCGGATTCTGATACAGGTATAGAAAATGATTCTGGTATGGAAAGCGAAGAGCCCAGCGATCGTCTGGCTAACATCGCCGCGGACAACTTCAGGCGCCATTTGAGGGGTCTCCACAATAGCATTCACCAAATGACTGAGGCTGCCACCTATCTGACTCTCCGTTACCAAGCCGATGTCGGTGGGGCAGTTTGA
- the LOC107226047 gene encoding leucine-rich repeat and transmembrane domain-containing protein 2 isoform X1: MKVAPLYFLIGHIIVVGIAGVKLDVKSDAFCSSFCVCDMWYRLRRASCTSRHLYSVQTGVSNAVQALDLSNNSISALLNYELKNTGLVNLKYLNLSDNSISEIGSFAFANIDDLAVLDLSRNHLYYVLWDTFVDSRSLRILHLNGNRFGTRIPDLHSNSISELGLSDCQISHVNRQAFAGLKNLRKLDLSNNFMMQIDYREIEILPTLQVINLDNNPWSCGDMKRLLSHLEDRSIVFDSPCNKSRKTGGEKTADRTMKKFEKMIDATRQQDQNQDRDREYGVMMSPTTTWITDPPPPVIGAGNKSKSETIIDRDGLLHALADVSPLWIFAVGFSVGFVTSMLFTYIWVTGMISGCWRCPKIPRRNLGATRDNASQRISLLGGHPACPGTPPPPYRDVILNSSSYPTAPSVVSI, encoded by the exons ATGAAGGTTGCGCCGTTGTATTTTTTGATCGGTCACATTATCGTCGTCGGTATCGCCGGTGTTAAGTTGGATGTAAAAAGTGACGCGTTTTGCAGTAGCTTTTGCGTTTGCGACATGTGGTACAGACTGAGACGGGCCAGCTGTACCTCTCGGCATTTGTACAGCGTGCAAACTGGCGTCTCTAACGCCGTTCAGGCCCTCGATCTTTCGAACAACTCGATCTCGGCGCTTTTGAATTACGAACTTAAG AACACCGGCCTTGTGAACTTAAAGTATTTGAACTTGTCCGACAACTCGATAAGTGAAATTGGATCGTTTGCATTCGCGAATATCGACGATCTCGCGGTCCTCGATTTGTCCAGGAATCATCTGTATTACGTTCTCTGGGATACTTTCGTCGACAGTCGAAGTTTGCGGATTCTTCATCTCAATGGAAATCGATTTGGCACCCGGATCCCAGACTTACACTCAAATTCCATTTCG GAATTGGGACTCAGCGATTGCCAGATAAGCCATGTGAACCGGCAGGCTTTCGCGGGGCTGAAAAATCTCCGGAAGCTTGATCTTTCGAACAACTTTATGATGCAAATTGACTATcgggaaattgaaattctacCCACGCTGCAGGTCATCAATTTGGACAA CAATCCTTGGTCCTGCGGGGACATGAAGAGGCTGTTATCGCACCTCGAAGATCGGAGCATCGTCTTCGATTCGCCGTGCAACAAATCGAGGAAAACGGGGGGCGAGAAAACGGCAGATCGAACGATGAAGAAGTTTGAAAAGATGATCGACGCGACGCGGCAACAGGATCAAAATCAGGACCGGGATCGGGAATACGGAGTCATGATGAGTCCAACGACCACGTGGATAACGGATCCGCCGCCTCCGGTGATCGGCGCTGGAAACAAATCGAAGAGCGAAACGATCATCGACCGCGACGGGTTACTTCACGCCTTAGCCGACGTTTCCCCCCTATGGATATTCGCCGTAGGCTTCTCCGTCGGCTTCGTGACCAGCATGCTCTTCACGTACATCTGGGTGACCGGCATGATCTCAGGATGCTGGAGATGCCCGAAAATACCGAGGCGCAACCTTGGCGCTACCCGCGACAACGCTTCCCAGAGGATATCGCTTCTCGGAGGTCATCCTGCCTGCCCTGGTACTCCTCCCCCACCCTACAGGGACGTCATCCTGAATTCGAGCTCCTATCCCACCGCACCCTCCGTCGTGTCGATTTGA
- the LOC107226047 gene encoding leucine-rich repeat and transmembrane domain-containing protein 2 isoform X3, producing the protein MELRMQDHRRVTTPNTGLVNLKYLNLSDNSISEIGSFAFANIDDLAVLDLSRNHLYYVLWDTFVDSRSLRILHLNGNRFGTRIPDLHSNSISELGLSDCQISHVNRQAFAGLKNLRKLDLSNNFMMQIDYREIEILPTLQVINLDNNPWSCGDMKRLLSHLEDRSIVFDSPCNKSRKTGGEKTADRTMKKFEKMIDATRQQDQNQDRDREYGVMMSPTTTWITDPPPPVIGAGNKSKSETIIDRDGLLHALADVSPLWIFAVGFSVGFVTSMLFTYIWVTGMISGCWRCPKIPRRNLGATRDNASQRISLLGGHPACPGTPPPPYRDVILNSSSYPTAPSVVSI; encoded by the exons ATGGAGTTGAGGATGCAGGATCATCGACGAGTTACGACTCCG AACACCGGCCTTGTGAACTTAAAGTATTTGAACTTGTCCGACAACTCGATAAGTGAAATTGGATCGTTTGCATTCGCGAATATCGACGATCTCGCGGTCCTCGATTTGTCCAGGAATCATCTGTATTACGTTCTCTGGGATACTTTCGTCGACAGTCGAAGTTTGCGGATTCTTCATCTCAATGGAAATCGATTTGGCACCCGGATCCCAGACTTACACTCAAATTCCATTTCG GAATTGGGACTCAGCGATTGCCAGATAAGCCATGTGAACCGGCAGGCTTTCGCGGGGCTGAAAAATCTCCGGAAGCTTGATCTTTCGAACAACTTTATGATGCAAATTGACTATcgggaaattgaaattctacCCACGCTGCAGGTCATCAATTTGGACAA CAATCCTTGGTCCTGCGGGGACATGAAGAGGCTGTTATCGCACCTCGAAGATCGGAGCATCGTCTTCGATTCGCCGTGCAACAAATCGAGGAAAACGGGGGGCGAGAAAACGGCAGATCGAACGATGAAGAAGTTTGAAAAGATGATCGACGCGACGCGGCAACAGGATCAAAATCAGGACCGGGATCGGGAATACGGAGTCATGATGAGTCCAACGACCACGTGGATAACGGATCCGCCGCCTCCGGTGATCGGCGCTGGAAACAAATCGAAGAGCGAAACGATCATCGACCGCGACGGGTTACTTCACGCCTTAGCCGACGTTTCCCCCCTATGGATATTCGCCGTAGGCTTCTCCGTCGGCTTCGTGACCAGCATGCTCTTCACGTACATCTGGGTGACCGGCATGATCTCAGGATGCTGGAGATGCCCGAAAATACCGAGGCGCAACCTTGGCGCTACCCGCGACAACGCTTCCCAGAGGATATCGCTTCTCGGAGGTCATCCTGCCTGCCCTGGTACTCCTCCCCCACCCTACAGGGACGTCATCCTGAATTCGAGCTCCTATCCCACCGCACCCTCCGTCGTGTCGATTTGA
- the LOC107226047 gene encoding leucine-rich repeat and transmembrane domain-containing protein 2 isoform X2, which yields MMQAHTCATIPSNNLLTGRFRKNTGLVNLKYLNLSDNSISEIGSFAFANIDDLAVLDLSRNHLYYVLWDTFVDSRSLRILHLNGNRFGTRIPDLHSNSISELGLSDCQISHVNRQAFAGLKNLRKLDLSNNFMMQIDYREIEILPTLQVINLDNNPWSCGDMKRLLSHLEDRSIVFDSPCNKSRKTGGEKTADRTMKKFEKMIDATRQQDQNQDRDREYGVMMSPTTTWITDPPPPVIGAGNKSKSETIIDRDGLLHALADVSPLWIFAVGFSVGFVTSMLFTYIWVTGMISGCWRCPKIPRRNLGATRDNASQRISLLGGHPACPGTPPPPYRDVILNSSSYPTAPSVVSI from the exons ATGATGCAGGCACACACCTGTGCGACGATCCCGTCCAATAACTTGCTAACGGGACGATTTCGTAAA AACACCGGCCTTGTGAACTTAAAGTATTTGAACTTGTCCGACAACTCGATAAGTGAAATTGGATCGTTTGCATTCGCGAATATCGACGATCTCGCGGTCCTCGATTTGTCCAGGAATCATCTGTATTACGTTCTCTGGGATACTTTCGTCGACAGTCGAAGTTTGCGGATTCTTCATCTCAATGGAAATCGATTTGGCACCCGGATCCCAGACTTACACTCAAATTCCATTTCG GAATTGGGACTCAGCGATTGCCAGATAAGCCATGTGAACCGGCAGGCTTTCGCGGGGCTGAAAAATCTCCGGAAGCTTGATCTTTCGAACAACTTTATGATGCAAATTGACTATcgggaaattgaaattctacCCACGCTGCAGGTCATCAATTTGGACAA CAATCCTTGGTCCTGCGGGGACATGAAGAGGCTGTTATCGCACCTCGAAGATCGGAGCATCGTCTTCGATTCGCCGTGCAACAAATCGAGGAAAACGGGGGGCGAGAAAACGGCAGATCGAACGATGAAGAAGTTTGAAAAGATGATCGACGCGACGCGGCAACAGGATCAAAATCAGGACCGGGATCGGGAATACGGAGTCATGATGAGTCCAACGACCACGTGGATAACGGATCCGCCGCCTCCGGTGATCGGCGCTGGAAACAAATCGAAGAGCGAAACGATCATCGACCGCGACGGGTTACTTCACGCCTTAGCCGACGTTTCCCCCCTATGGATATTCGCCGTAGGCTTCTCCGTCGGCTTCGTGACCAGCATGCTCTTCACGTACATCTGGGTGACCGGCATGATCTCAGGATGCTGGAGATGCCCGAAAATACCGAGGCGCAACCTTGGCGCTACCCGCGACAACGCTTCCCAGAGGATATCGCTTCTCGGAGGTCATCCTGCCTGCCCTGGTACTCCTCCCCCACCCTACAGGGACGTCATCCTGAATTCGAGCTCCTATCCCACCGCACCCTCCGTCGTGTCGATTTGA
- the LOC107226049 gene encoding uncharacterized protein LOC107226049 isoform X2 produces MNSYGELSSNVETSRTSLRRLARHEETEFSNASILNSMEKFVRTVNEMEETILVPSRLLDLAVGDSNDTVSMKGKGGSSIKDAMANTDLYQLYNIVNKVKVELLWSQESQEELKNATTATSERLAVGHVRRPSTTSMQSIHSAASIISSSSDSDSDTGIENDSGMESEEPSDRLANIAADNFRRHLRGLHNSIHQMTEAATYLTLRYQADVGGAV; encoded by the exons ATGAATTCCTACGGAGAGCTGTCGAGCAACGTGGAGACGAGCAG GACAAGTCTGCGACGCCTGGCGAGGCATGAAGAGACGGAATTCAGCAATGCCAGCATCCTAAACAGTATGGAAAAGTTTGTGAGGACGGTGAACGAGATGGAAGAGACGATCCTGGTGCCAAGCAGGCTGCTAGACTTAGCGGTCGGGGATTCCAACGACACCGTGTCAATGAAGGGAAAGGGTGGCTCGTCGATAAAAGATGCGATGGCAAACACAGACCTCTATCAACTTTACAACATCGTGAACAAGGTTAAGGTGGAGCTTTTGTGGTCCCAGGAATCCCaggaagaattgaaaaacgcAACTACAGCTACCAGCGAAAGACTAGCAGTTGGTCACGTACGACGTCCCAGCACCACATCTATGCAAAGCATCCACAGTGCAGCTTCGATAATCAGCTCAAGCTCGGACTCGGATTCTGATACAGGTATAGAAAATGATTCTGGTATGGAAAGCGAAGAGCCCAGCGATCGTCTGGCTAACATCGCCGCGGACAACTTCAGGCGCCATTTGAGGGGTCTCCACAATAGCATTCACCAAATGACTGAGGCTGCCACCTATCTGACTCTCCGTTACCAAGCCGATGTCGGTGGGGCAGTTTGA